A genomic region of Planktothrix serta PCC 8927 contains the following coding sequences:
- a CDS encoding hydrogenase maturation protease → MILIIGYGNPIRGDDGIGQAVIAELEQWNLANVRSQSLHQLTPEIAAEMAEVDTVIFVDACLEGETVNLTSLEALPSDLFNWGHSLNPRSLLSLTQFLYQKAPQAWLIAIPGENFELSETLSEKAQQGIQEALKIIKNLINKTPNQL, encoded by the coding sequence ATGATATTAATTATCGGATATGGCAACCCCATTCGGGGGGATGATGGTATTGGTCAAGCGGTTATTGCTGAACTTGAACAGTGGAATTTAGCGAATGTGCGATCGCAATCTCTTCATCAACTCACCCCGGAAATTGCAGCAGAAATGGCTGAAGTTGATACTGTTATTTTTGTCGATGCTTGTTTAGAAGGAGAGACTGTTAACCTGACTTCCCTGGAAGCTTTACCCTCAGATTTATTTAATTGGGGTCATTCTTTAAACCCGCGATCGCTTTTATCCCTAACTCAATTTCTCTATCAAAAAGCCCCTCAAGCCTGGTTAATTGCCATCCCCGGAGAGAATTTTGAACTCAGTGAAACCCTTTCCGAAAAAGCTCAACAAGGCATTCAAGAAGCGTTAAAAATCATTAAAAATCTGATCAATAAAACCCCAAATCAATTATAA
- a CDS encoding SpoIIE family protein phosphatase has product MNQDNFFDICNLSLNKKGEELCGDQVKFTKTETKSTIVLSDGLGSGVKASILATLTTEILITMLNADVPLEEVIKTVIGTLPICQVRKIAYATFTIISINHITNEFKVINFDNPPILYFKKGRIVKLEIKTDKILNKKIQSSEGILERGDFIGAISDGILYAGLGDTMNFGWGWDNIAKYMERIFISQATNSRAIIEQVLSETRSLYRDKIGDDATFVGVYVRKPNPVMIFTGPPLDITQDELYAERLLSFPGRKVICGGTTGNLVANYMGETVEMDIPTMRKDLPPIGILKEVDLVTEGILTISKATEILKKCKGDISRLSSDRNGAVLLAREIIEGDSIYFLVGQQINEFYQNPLLPKNISIRRNLIEDLVQLLRSQQKEVMVEYC; this is encoded by the coding sequence ATGAATCAAGATAACTTTTTTGATATTTGTAATCTGAGCCTCAATAAAAAAGGCGAAGAACTTTGTGGTGATCAAGTTAAATTTACAAAAACCGAAACTAAAAGCACAATTGTTTTATCCGATGGGTTAGGAAGTGGGGTAAAAGCCAGTATTTTAGCCACCCTGACCACTGAAATTTTAATCACCATGTTAAATGCAGATGTTCCCCTAGAGGAAGTGATTAAAACCGTAATTGGAACCTTACCTATTTGTCAGGTGAGAAAAATCGCCTATGCTACCTTTACGATTATTTCTATTAATCATATCACGAATGAATTTAAAGTGATTAATTTTGATAATCCTCCTATTCTTTATTTTAAAAAAGGTCGTATTGTTAAATTAGAAATAAAAACCGATAAAATATTAAATAAAAAAATTCAATCTTCAGAAGGAATATTAGAACGAGGAGATTTTATTGGGGCTATTAGTGATGGTATCCTTTACGCTGGGTTAGGGGATACCATGAATTTTGGCTGGGGTTGGGATAATATTGCTAAATATATGGAGCGAATTTTTATTAGTCAAGCGACGAATTCACGGGCAATTATTGAGCAAGTGTTATCAGAAACTCGTTCCTTATATCGAGATAAAATTGGTGATGATGCAACTTTTGTGGGAGTTTATGTTAGGAAACCCAACCCGGTCATGATTTTTACTGGCCCCCCTTTAGATATTACTCAAGATGAATTATATGCAGAACGGTTATTAAGTTTTCCCGGTCGAAAAGTCATTTGTGGAGGAACAACCGGAAATTTAGTCGCAAATTATATGGGAGAAACTGTTGAAATGGATATTCCCACCATGCGAAAAGATTTACCTCCCATTGGTATATTAAAAGAAGTCGATTTAGTCACTGAAGGAATTTTAACGATTTCTAAAGCAACGGAAATCCTCAAAAAATGTAAGGGTGATATTTCTCGGTTGTCTTCTGATCGAAATGGGGCGGTTTTATTAGCACGAGAAATTATAGAAGGAGATTCGATTTATTTTTTAGTCGGTCAACAAATTAATGAGTTTTATCAAAATCCCTTATTACCTAAAAATATTTCAATTCGTCGTAATTTAATTGAAGATTTAGTACAGTTACTTCGCAGCCAACAGAAAGAAGTTATGGTAGAATATTGTTAA
- a CDS encoding PAS domain-containing protein, whose protein sequence is MKFKTMLEKTQNHLWQLLWEYDPNGLIAVDSDLIIKLVNPAFCQLFNVEKNQIIGTLATEILGNIEHFKKVWETDEVIRGRETEYPQYHLYIREFIFPIKEENVIACIMTNITAEMERKKETDRIKAETVKKVNEVVDNQMKVAQEIAGLLGETTAETKISLLKIIEMVNQ, encoded by the coding sequence ATGAAGTTTAAAACCATGTTAGAAAAAACTCAAAATCATCTGTGGCAACTCTTATGGGAATATGATCCAAATGGTTTAATCGCAGTGGATTCTGACTTAATTATTAAACTCGTTAACCCCGCTTTTTGTCAACTGTTTAATGTAGAAAAAAATCAAATTATTGGTACACTAGCAACGGAAATTTTAGGTAATATTGAGCATTTTAAAAAAGTTTGGGAAACTGATGAAGTGATTCGAGGACGGGAAACCGAATATCCTCAATATCATTTATATATTCGAGAGTTTATTTTTCCGATCAAAGAAGAAAATGTTATTGCCTGTATTATGACGAATATTACTGCCGAGATGGAACGCAAAAAAGAAACCGATAGAATTAAAGCAGAAACCGTTAAAAAAGTTAATGAAGTTGTCGATAATCAAATGAAAGTTGCTCAAGAAATTGCTGGTTTATTAGGAGAAACAACCGCCGAAACTAAAATTAGTTTGCTTAAAATCATTGAAATGGTGAATCAATAA
- a CDS encoding (2Fe-2S) ferredoxin domain-containing protein, producing MPNENLYLCMGSACHQLGVYEVLPKLQALMSEYKIDNKVELKGSFCLETCSSGIVMKFRDLHFINISPQNIEDKFLNEILPAIQNNNEV from the coding sequence ATGCCTAACGAAAACTTATATTTATGTATGGGTTCCGCTTGTCATCAGCTTGGAGTGTATGAAGTGTTACCGAAATTGCAAGCCTTGATGAGTGAATATAAGATTGATAACAAAGTCGAGCTAAAAGGCTCATTTTGCTTAGAAACTTGTAGTTCAGGAATTGTGATGAAATTTAGGGATTTGCATTTTATTAATATTAGTCCTCAAAATATTGAAGATAAATTTTTAAACGAAATCCTTCCGGCTATTCAAAACAATAATGAAGTTTAA
- a CDS encoding Ni/Fe hydrogenase subunit alpha encodes MSKTVIIDPVTRIEGHAKISVYLDDAGEVENARFHVVEFRGFEKFCEGRPMFEMAGITARICGICPVSHLLASAKTGDKILAVQVPPAGEKLRRMMNLAQLTQSHALSFFHLSSPDFLLGWDSDPAKRNVFGLMAADPDLARAGIRLRQFGQTVIELLGARKIHAAWAVPGGVRSPLSDEGRNWIIERLPEARQTTELAISIFKRLLDSELKTEIDVFGKFPSLFMGLVSPDGTWEHYGGHLRFIDSNGEIVADGLSEDNYQDFLGEAVENWSYLKFPYYKPLGYPDGIYRVGPLARLNVCDCIGTEDADRELIEFRHRAGGRVATSSFFYHYARLVEILACIEAIEELVDDPDVVSKRVRSEAGINCLEGVGVSEAPRGTLFHHYQVDENGLIKKVNLIIATGQNNLAMNKTVTQIAQHYIHGNEIPEGMLNRVEAGIRAYDPCLSCSTHAVGQMPLHIQLIQKDGTVIQEKYRH; translated from the coding sequence ATGTCTAAAACCGTTATTATCGATCCAGTAACTCGGATTGAAGGCCATGCTAAAATATCCGTTTATTTAGATGATGCCGGAGAAGTCGAAAATGCTCGGTTTCACGTTGTAGAATTTCGCGGTTTCGAGAAATTTTGCGAAGGCAGACCGATGTTTGAAATGGCAGGAATTACCGCCCGAATTTGCGGAATTTGCCCCGTCAGTCACCTCCTGGCTTCTGCCAAAACAGGCGATAAAATCCTCGCCGTGCAAGTGCCTCCTGCGGGTGAAAAACTGCGGCGGATGATGAATTTAGCCCAGTTAACTCAATCTCATGCTTTAAGCTTTTTCCACCTCAGTAGTCCTGATTTTCTATTAGGTTGGGATAGTGATCCAGCTAAACGCAATGTCTTTGGTTTAATGGCGGCTGACCCCGATTTAGCACGGGCGGGAATTCGCTTGCGTCAGTTCGGACAAACGGTGATTGAACTATTAGGAGCCAGAAAAATTCACGCGGCTTGGGCTGTTCCGGGTGGTGTGCGTTCTCCCCTTTCCGATGAAGGGCGAAATTGGATTATTGAACGCTTACCCGAAGCCCGACAAACCACCGAATTAGCAATTAGTATCTTTAAACGGTTGTTAGATAGTGAATTAAAAACAGAAATCGATGTTTTTGGTAAATTCCCTTCATTATTTATGGGGTTAGTTTCCCCCGATGGTACTTGGGAACACTACGGCGGACACCTGAGATTTATTGATAGTAATGGGGAAATTGTTGCTGATGGTTTAAGCGAAGATAACTATCAAGATTTCCTCGGAGAAGCCGTTGAAAATTGGTCTTATCTGAAGTTTCCCTATTACAAACCTCTGGGATATCCTGATGGGATTTATCGGGTTGGGCCCTTAGCCAGATTGAACGTTTGTGACTGTATTGGTACTGAAGATGCAGACCGAGAATTAATTGAATTTCGTCATCGCGCTGGCGGACGAGTCGCCACTTCTTCCTTCTTCTATCATTATGCGCGACTGGTGGAAATTCTCGCCTGTATTGAAGCCATTGAAGAATTAGTTGATGACCCGGATGTTGTCTCAAAACGGGTGCGTTCAGAAGCGGGGATTAACTGTTTAGAAGGAGTGGGAGTGAGTGAAGCGCCGCGGGGTACTTTATTCCATCATTATCAAGTAGATGAAAACGGCTTAATTAAGAAAGTGAACTTAATTATTGCCACCGGACAAAACAATTTAGCCATGAATAAAACCGTGACTCAAATTGCTCAACATTATATTCATGGAAATGAGATTCCTGAAGGAATGTTAAACCGAGTGGAAGCCGGAATTCGCGCTTATGATCCTTGTTTAAGTTGTTCCACCCACGCCGTCGGACAAATGCCTTTACACATTCAATTAATTCAAAAAGATGGAACGGTTATTCAGGAGAAATACCGCCATTAA
- a CDS encoding NADH-quinone oxidoreductase subunit B family protein, with amino-acid sequence MDKIKFATVWLAGCSGCHMSFLDLDEWLFDLAEKVDVVFSPVGCDLKDYPENVDVCLVEGAVANEENLELLHLVRKRTKLLISFGDCAVTANVPAMRNMLGSTEPVLKRCYLELSDIGAQLPKEPGIVPELLERVRPIHELVNIDIFLPGCPPSADRIKSAIAPLLEGKKPVMEGREMIKFG; translated from the coding sequence ATGGACAAGATAAAATTTGCCACCGTTTGGTTGGCCGGGTGTTCTGGTTGCCATATGTCGTTTTTAGACTTAGATGAATGGCTCTTTGATCTCGCGGAAAAAGTCGATGTCGTCTTTAGTCCCGTCGGTTGTGACTTAAAAGACTATCCTGAAAACGTCGATGTTTGTTTAGTTGAAGGGGCCGTTGCTAACGAAGAAAATTTAGAGTTATTACATCTAGTCAGAAAACGGACTAAACTCTTAATTTCTTTCGGAGATTGTGCCGTAACGGCTAACGTTCCTGCCATGAGAAATATGTTAGGCAGTACGGAACCGGTGTTAAAGCGCTGTTATTTAGAACTGAGTGATATCGGGGCTCAATTGCCTAAAGAACCCGGTATTGTTCCTGAACTTTTAGAGCGCGTTCGTCCCATTCATGAATTAGTTAATATTGACATCTTTTTACCCGGATGTCCTCCGTCTGCGGATAGAATTAAATCGGCGATCGCTCCCTTATTAGAAGGGAAAAAACCCGTCATGGAAGGACGAGAAATGATCAAATTCGGCTAA
- the hoxU gene encoding bidirectional hydrogenase complex protein HoxU, with protein sequence MPVKTLKIDGIDIAVEQGTSILKAAEEAGIRIPKLCHLEGVTDVGACRLCLVEIKGINRLLPACVTEVAEGMEIVTTSPQLQEYRRMTVELLFAEGNHVCAVCVANGNCELQDVAIEVGMDHSRFPYRFPEREVDISHPKFGIDHNRCILCTRCVRVCAEIEGAHVWDVGYRGAAAKIISGLNQPWGEVDACTSCGKCVDACPTGSIFKKGTTTSEMQRDREKLEFLSDARGKHLWTR encoded by the coding sequence ATGCCTGTTAAGACCCTAAAAATTGATGGCATTGATATTGCGGTAGAACAAGGAACATCAATTCTTAAAGCTGCCGAAGAAGCCGGAATCAGAATTCCCAAACTCTGTCATTTAGAAGGAGTTACCGATGTTGGAGCTTGTCGGTTATGCCTGGTAGAAATTAAAGGAATTAATCGTTTATTACCTGCTTGTGTAACAGAAGTTGCCGAAGGCATGGAAATCGTCACCACTAGCCCCCAACTGCAAGAATATCGACGCATGACCGTTGAGTTATTATTTGCAGAAGGAAATCATGTTTGCGCCGTTTGTGTTGCTAATGGTAACTGTGAATTACAGGACGTTGCCATTGAAGTTGGCATGGATCATAGCCGTTTCCCTTATCGTTTTCCAGAACGAGAAGTAGACATTTCTCACCCTAAATTTGGCATCGATCATAACCGTTGTATTCTCTGTACTCGGTGTGTCAGAGTTTGTGCTGAAATTGAAGGGGCTCATGTCTGGGATGTCGGCTATCGGGGAGCCGCAGCTAAAATTATTAGTGGCTTAAATCAACCTTGGGGTGAAGTCGATGCTTGCACATCCTGTGGCAAATGTGTTGATGCTTGTCCAACGGGTTCAATCTTTAAAAAAGGCACCACGACTTCGGAAATGCAACGCGATCGTGAAAAACTTGAATTCTTATCAGATGCAAGAGGGAAACATCTATGGACAAGATAA
- the hcp gene encoding hydroxylamine reductase, with amino-acid sequence MFCEQCEQTASGNGCHQWGACGKSPEVNAIQDLLVYCLRSLAPIALKAYELGIPNREIDRFTCESMFSTMTNVNFSTKRFTESVQQVLQLRETLKQAVENHSPTPISWPEICNYQPDFEENLSEQGQQFALDLIQKANGNIDIYSLQLTTIYGIKGLASYTFHAYELGQEDEKIYQFIYEALVALDRQDLDLNAWVGLALKLGEMNLRAMELLDAGHTGHYGQPIPTTVPLNHRQGKAILVSGHDIKQLEALLQQTVDTGITVYTHGELLPAHGYPILKQKYPHLFGHYGTAWQNQTKDFAKFPGAIIVTTNCLMPPHETYDQKLFTVGPVGYPGLGYLPSNGDGIPDYTPVIQQALELPGFLDDETPREVKTGFAHNAVLSVADHVIEAVKAGKIRHFFLVGGCDGAKPGRSYYTEFVEKVPQDCVVLTLGCGKFRFFDQELGAIGNIPRLMDVGQCNDAYSAIQIALGLAKAFDIGVNELPLSMILSWYEQKAVAVLLTLLYLGIQDIRLGPTLPAFISPNVFQLLSDTYHLKAISTPDEDLAACLA; translated from the coding sequence ATGTTTTGCGAACAATGTGAACAAACTGCCAGTGGAAATGGCTGTCATCAATGGGGTGCCTGTGGTAAAAGTCCTGAAGTTAATGCCATACAGGATTTATTAGTATATTGCTTACGCAGTCTGGCTCCCATTGCTTTAAAAGCTTATGAGTTAGGAATTCCAAATCGAGAAATTGATCGCTTTACCTGTGAATCGATGTTTTCTACGATGACGAATGTTAACTTTAGTACCAAGCGGTTTACGGAGTCGGTTCAACAGGTATTACAACTGCGAGAAACCTTAAAACAAGCCGTTGAAAATCACAGTCCAACCCCAATTTCCTGGCCAGAAATTTGTAATTATCAGCCAGATTTTGAGGAAAATTTATCGGAACAGGGACAACAGTTTGCCTTAGATTTAATTCAAAAAGCCAATGGGAATATTGATATTTATTCCTTGCAATTAACCACAATTTATGGCATTAAAGGATTAGCCTCTTACACCTTCCACGCCTACGAACTGGGTCAAGAGGATGAAAAGATTTATCAGTTCATTTATGAAGCCTTAGTGGCTTTAGATCGGCAGGATTTAGACTTAAATGCCTGGGTTGGTTTAGCCTTGAAACTCGGAGAAATGAACCTACGGGCGATGGAATTATTAGATGCCGGACATACCGGACATTATGGACAGCCAATTCCAACAACTGTTCCCTTAAATCATCGTCAAGGTAAGGCGATTTTAGTCTCTGGACATGATATTAAACAGTTAGAAGCTCTGTTACAACAAACCGTAGATACGGGGATTACAGTTTATACTCATGGGGAATTATTACCTGCTCATGGATATCCGATTTTAAAACAAAAATATCCCCATTTATTCGGACATTATGGCACAGCATGGCAGAATCAAACCAAAGATTTTGCGAAGTTTCCAGGGGCTATTATCGTGACAACAAATTGTTTAATGCCCCCCCATGAAACTTATGATCAAAAACTGTTTACCGTTGGACCTGTGGGCTATCCGGGGTTAGGCTATTTACCCTCAAATGGAGATGGTATTCCTGATTATACTCCGGTGATTCAACAAGCGCTAGAACTCCCCGGCTTTTTAGATGATGAAACCCCCCGGGAAGTCAAAACCGGGTTTGCTCATAATGCGGTTTTAAGTGTAGCTGATCACGTCATTGAAGCGGTGAAAGCAGGCAAAATTCGTCACTTCTTTTTAGTCGGAGGTTGTGATGGGGCCAAACCGGGACGGAGTTACTATACAGAATTTGTGGAAAAAGTCCCACAAGATTGTGTTGTCCTGACATTAGGTTGCGGAAAATTCCGCTTTTTTGATCAAGAATTAGGTGCGATTGGTAACATTCCTCGGTTGATGGATGTGGGACAATGTAATGATGCCTATTCTGCCATCCAAATTGCTTTAGGATTAGCCAAAGCCTTTGATATTGGCGTGAATGAATTACCCCTATCCATGATTTTGTCATGGTATGAACAAAAAGCCGTGGCGGTGTTATTAACTCTGTTATATTTGGGTATTCAAGACATTCGTTTAGGCCCGACATTACCCGCTTTTATTTCTCCGAATGTGTTCCAATTACTTTCGGACACCTATCATCTGAAAGCTATTTCTACCCCCGATGAAGATTTAGCGGCTTGTTTAGCATAG
- a CDS encoding NuoF family protein, with product MEYSELLELAEKEEKSQKPIRVHCCTSTGCVASNSVAVKEQMEAAVKTAGLQDQVQVVGVGCMGFCGRGPIVEVEPAGLQYEKVTPEEAPSIIEALNGGEAKPVLGDRHHPFFSRQLLIVRENSGKIDPEKIGEYIAVGGYQALHHAIYEMSQAEVIAEITKSGLRGRGGAGYPTGLKWATVAKMPPGQKYVICNADEGDPGAFMDRSVLESDPHRILEGMAIAGYAVGATQGYIYVRAEYPLAISRLQKAIQQAKRQGILGSQVFGSGIDFRIDIRVGAGAFVCGEETALIASIDGGRGTPRPRPPYPAVSGLWGEPTLINNVETLANIAPIIKKGSGWFSGIGTEKSKGTKIFSLTGKIRNTGLIEVPMGISLRTIIEDMGGGIPGGLKVKAVQTGGPSGGCIPAEHLDTPVDYESLGILGSMMGSGGMVVLDENTSMVQVAQFYMEFCRGETCGKCIPCRTGTVQLYQMLTKILNKQATTADIEKMKLLSEMVKATSLCGLGQTAPNPVLSTLRYFPEEYEALLQPAESGRVSGS from the coding sequence ATGGAATATAGCGAATTATTAGAACTAGCCGAGAAGGAAGAAAAATCCCAAAAACCGATCCGGGTTCACTGTTGCACCTCAACCGGATGTGTCGCCTCAAATTCGGTGGCGGTGAAAGAACAAATGGAGGCGGCGGTGAAAACAGCCGGACTACAGGATCAAGTGCAAGTGGTCGGGGTCGGTTGTATGGGGTTTTGTGGCCGGGGGCCAATCGTAGAAGTCGAACCCGCCGGACTGCAATATGAAAAAGTTACCCCCGAAGAAGCCCCGTCAATTATTGAAGCCCTGAATGGGGGAGAAGCCAAACCCGTTCTCGGCGATCGCCATCATCCATTCTTCAGTCGTCAATTGCTCATTGTTCGAGAAAATAGTGGCAAAATTGACCCCGAAAAAATTGGCGAATACATCGCTGTTGGTGGTTATCAAGCCTTGCATCATGCCATTTATGAGATGAGTCAGGCGGAGGTGATCGCCGAAATTACAAAATCCGGTCTGCGAGGACGAGGAGGTGCCGGATATCCTACCGGATTAAAATGGGCCACCGTTGCTAAAATGCCTCCCGGACAAAAATATGTAATCTGTAACGCCGATGAAGGTGATCCAGGCGCCTTTATGGATCGGAGTGTGTTGGAAAGTGACCCCCATCGGATCTTAGAAGGAATGGCGATCGCTGGCTATGCTGTCGGTGCCACCCAGGGTTATATTTATGTTCGCGCCGAATATCCCCTGGCCATCTCCCGTCTACAAAAAGCCATCCAACAGGCCAAACGTCAGGGAATTTTAGGCAGTCAAGTCTTTGGGTCGGGAATAGATTTTCGCATCGATATCCGGGTAGGGGCGGGAGCCTTTGTCTGTGGGGAAGAAACCGCCCTAATTGCCTCTATTGATGGGGGACGGGGCACTCCTCGCCCGCGCCCACCCTATCCCGCCGTTTCCGGGTTATGGGGGGAGCCCACCCTAATTAATAACGTCGAAACCCTGGCCAATATTGCCCCAATTATTAAAAAAGGTAGCGGCTGGTTTTCCGGTATTGGGACAGAAAAAAGCAAGGGGACTAAAATTTTCTCCCTTACGGGCAAAATTCGCAATACTGGTTTAATTGAAGTCCCCATGGGGATTAGTTTACGGACAATTATCGAGGACATGGGCGGCGGTATTCCGGGCGGCTTGAAAGTTAAGGCCGTGCAAACTGGAGGGCCATCGGGCGGTTGTATTCCGGCAGAACATTTAGATACCCCGGTAGATTACGAATCTTTGGGCATATTAGGATCTATGATGGGGTCAGGGGGCATGGTGGTGCTGGACGAAAACACCAGCATGGTGCAAGTTGCCCAATTCTATATGGAATTCTGTCGGGGGGAAACCTGTGGAAAATGTATTCCCTGCCGCACCGGAACCGTTCAACTGTATCAAATGTTAACCAAAATTCTCAATAAACAAGCCACCACCGCCGATATTGAGAAAATGAAACTGTTGTCGGAAATGGTCAAAGCCACCAGTTTATGCGGACTCGGACAAACGGCCCCTAACCCGGTCTTGAGTACCTTGCGTTATTTCCCCGAGGAATATGAGGCATTATTGCAACCCGCAGAAAGCGGACGGGTTTCGGGGTCTTAA
- the hoxE gene encoding bidirectional hydrogenase complex protein HoxE, translated as MQSSTVTAAKPDKPKAEATKGGDKRFKVLDMTMKRNQYRQDALIEVLHKAQESFGFLEEEVLIYVARHLKLPLSYVYGVATFYHLFSLKPNGAHTCVVCLGTACYVKGGGDVLTALEAKTGIKAGETTADGQISIMTARCIGACGIAPAVVFDGKVAPQLSPEMACDRIAEWE; from the coding sequence ATGCAATCTTCTACGGTAACTGCTGCCAAACCCGATAAGCCCAAGGCTGAAGCCACAAAAGGGGGCGATAAACGGTTTAAAGTCCTCGATATGACGATGAAGCGTAACCAATATCGTCAAGACGCTTTAATTGAAGTGCTACACAAAGCTCAAGAATCCTTTGGGTTTCTGGAAGAAGAGGTTTTAATCTATGTCGCCCGCCATTTGAAACTTCCCCTCAGTTATGTCTATGGGGTCGCCACCTTCTATCATTTATTTTCCCTCAAACCCAATGGCGCCCATACCTGTGTGGTCTGTTTGGGAACCGCTTGTTACGTCAAAGGTGGTGGCGATGTGTTAACGGCCTTAGAAGCCAAAACCGGAATTAAAGCCGGAGAGACCACCGCCGATGGTCAAATTTCGATTATGACCGCCCGTTGTATTGGAGCCTGTGGTATTGCCCCGGCCGTTGTTTTTGATGGCAAAGTCGCCCCACAACTTTCGCCAGAAATGGCTTGCGATCGCATCGCTGAATGGGAATAG
- a CDS encoding HypC/HybG/HupF family hydrogenase formation chaperone encodes MCLAIPGKLLSISGEEPLEKIGKVSFGGMVKEVNLAYVPEVQVGDYVIVHVGFALSIVDEQAAQQTLTDLQQMVTIS; translated from the coding sequence ATGTGTTTAGCGATTCCAGGTAAATTACTGAGTATTTCCGGTGAGGAACCCTTAGAAAAAATCGGCAAAGTCAGCTTCGGTGGGATGGTCAAGGAAGTCAACTTGGCTTATGTTCCAGAGGTTCAGGTGGGTGACTATGTAATTGTTCATGTTGGTTTTGCCCTGAGTATTGTTGATGAACAAGCCGCACAACAAACCTTAACAGACTTACAACAAATGGTGACAATAAGTTAA